In one window of Ferrovum sp. PN-J185 DNA:
- a CDS encoding glutathione binding-like protein has translation MSYDLYYWTTPNGHKVTLFLEETGLNYRLIPINISIGDQFQPDFLKIAPNNRIPALVDHDPQGGGQAISIFESGAILLYLAEKTGYFLSKEIRQRTEVLQWLFWQMAGLGPMAGQNHHFVQYAPEKIPYAMTRYINETNRLYGVLNKRLADRQFVAGNDYSIADMAIYPWIVPYERQQQDINEFPHLKRWFESIAQRPATIKAYDRAKEVNTTPTVTEEAKKILFGQRAT, from the coding sequence ATGAGTTACGATCTTTATTATTGGACTACGCCGAATGGACATAAAGTCACCCTATTTTTGGAAGAAACAGGGTTAAATTATCGTTTAATTCCAATTAACATAAGTATAGGTGATCAATTTCAACCTGATTTCTTGAAAATCGCCCCCAACAATCGCATCCCCGCATTAGTAGACCATGATCCACAAGGGGGAGGGCAAGCCATTTCTATTTTTGAGTCCGGTGCAATCCTTCTCTATCTCGCAGAAAAAACAGGTTATTTCCTTTCAAAAGAAATACGTCAGCGAACCGAAGTATTGCAATGGTTATTTTGGCAGATGGCAGGGTTAGGCCCTATGGCTGGACAGAATCATCATTTTGTTCAATATGCTCCTGAGAAAATACCCTATGCGATGACACGCTACATCAACGAGACCAATCGTCTTTATGGGGTATTGAATAAACGTTTGGCAGATCGCCAATTTGTGGCCGGTAATGACTACTCAATTGCCGATATGGCCATTTATCCTTGGATTGTGCCCTATGAGAGACAACAGCAAGACATTAACGAGTTCCCTCATTTAAAAAGATGGTTTGAAAGCATCGCACAACGCCCTGCAACGATTAAAGCCTATGACAGAGCAAAGGAAGTTAATACAACACCTACAGTCACTGAAGAGGCCAAGAAAATCTTATTCGGGCAACGTGCAACTTAA
- a CDS encoding substrate-binding domain-containing protein produces the protein MKINILPEFHLFDPTEGENFPLSRTLKLLRAIEEQHNMKEASQLIGLSYRHAWNLIEQAQAIFGGAILESVPGRGSRLTELGKKLVWADKLTEARLGPLLESISSEISEDIEALTRRTRRVLRLFASHGFAVALLNEFLNQRHIELDFNYRGSKESIDAFNRQICDIAGFHVPLGELEQPYLKLINANFPEDIRFIELAKRHQGLIVAKNNPKNIHTINDLVRPDIMFVNRQPSAGTRVILDMLLKKHNLSINAIRGYGNTEYTHAAIGAYIASGKADVGLGVETAAKLFDLDFIPLFTERYFYVCNESLLNDNRFIPILSILHDAEFLKAMDQLNGYSAKDTGRITNFHDTFTYDNH, from the coding sequence TTGAAAATCAATATCCTGCCTGAGTTCCATTTATTTGATCCTACCGAGGGAGAAAATTTCCCTCTATCAAGAACTCTCAAATTATTAAGAGCCATTGAAGAGCAACATAATATGAAAGAGGCGAGCCAATTAATCGGTTTATCTTATCGTCATGCTTGGAATCTCATTGAGCAAGCCCAAGCAATTTTTGGCGGCGCCATCCTTGAAAGCGTACCAGGACGCGGGTCAAGATTAACTGAGCTGGGTAAAAAACTGGTATGGGCAGATAAACTCACCGAAGCGAGGCTCGGTCCTCTCTTAGAGAGTATCAGCTCAGAAATCAGTGAAGACATTGAGGCCCTAACACGTCGTACAAGACGGGTATTACGTTTATTTGCAAGTCACGGCTTCGCTGTAGCCCTGCTCAATGAATTTCTCAATCAACGCCATATTGAACTGGATTTTAATTATCGTGGCAGCAAAGAATCTATTGATGCATTTAACCGCCAAATTTGTGACATTGCAGGTTTTCACGTCCCATTAGGTGAACTTGAGCAACCTTATCTTAAGCTCATTAACGCTAATTTTCCTGAAGATATACGTTTTATTGAGTTAGCCAAACGTCATCAAGGCCTTATTGTTGCTAAAAACAACCCTAAGAATATTCATACTATTAATGATCTTGTTAGACCAGATATTATGTTTGTTAACCGCCAACCAAGTGCGGGAACGAGAGTTATTCTTGATATGTTGTTAAAAAAACACAATCTATCTATCAACGCCATCAGGGGGTATGGCAACACCGAGTATACCCATGCCGCCATTGGTGCTTACATTGCAAGCGGGAAAGCAGATGTTGGCTTAGGTGTGGAGACGGCAGCCAAGCTCTTTGATCTTGATTTTATTCCCTTGTTTACTGAACGTTATTTTTACGTATGTAATGAATCGCTATTAAATGACAACCGTTTTATTCCCATCTTATCTATTTTGCATGATGCGGAGTTTCTCAAAGCCATGGATCAGTTAAACGGTTACAGCGCTAAAGACACAGGACGCATTACGAATTTTCACGATACATTCACCTATGACAACCATTAA
- a CDS encoding GNAT family N-acetyltransferase, whose amino-acid sequence MTTIKYDITQSLDRISKEDWQTITENNPTLNYDFLKAMHDSGSVHAKTGWGMLYLTAWDNQHCVGAIPCYLKGHSYGEYVFDWAWAEAYEQLGQPYYPKLLVAIPFTPVMGPRILSQDESIREQLVVRLLELEEDSQLSSIHCLFPNERDGELLSRSGFLAREGVQFHWQNNNYESFDEFLGSMNHDKRKKIKQERKKIQDQGITFSWLTGSNITSEHWYFFEQCYQNTYQQHGSTPYLNHRFFEHFLATGLIHCCLIVAYHNNQMIACALNLFNQERAYGRYWGAVTYIPGLHFETCYYQSIAFCIQQKIAVFEGGAQGEHKLARGLSPIRTRSFHHLRDQRFAQAVEDFLQREGRHIEHYHSELNEHAPFKKVND is encoded by the coding sequence ATGACAACCATTAAATATGACATCACTCAGTCTTTGGATCGTATTAGCAAGGAAGACTGGCAAACTATTACAGAGAATAATCCCACTCTTAATTATGATTTTCTGAAAGCCATGCACGACAGCGGCAGCGTGCACGCTAAGACAGGTTGGGGCATGTTATATTTAACCGCTTGGGATAATCAGCATTGCGTGGGAGCTATCCCCTGTTACTTAAAGGGACACTCTTATGGCGAATATGTATTTGATTGGGCGTGGGCTGAGGCTTACGAACAACTAGGTCAACCCTACTATCCTAAATTATTAGTAGCCATCCCCTTCACGCCTGTTATGGGTCCTCGCATTCTATCTCAAGATGAGAGCATTCGTGAACAACTGGTGGTTCGTTTACTTGAACTCGAAGAAGACTCTCAGCTCTCATCCATCCATTGCCTATTCCCCAACGAAAGAGATGGCGAACTACTGTCTCGATCAGGTTTTCTTGCGCGAGAGGGAGTGCAATTTCATTGGCAGAACAATAATTATGAAAGCTTTGATGAGTTTCTAGGATCAATGAATCATGACAAACGAAAAAAAATTAAACAAGAAAGAAAGAAAATTCAAGATCAAGGTATTACTTTTTCTTGGTTAACAGGTTCTAACATTACTAGCGAGCACTGGTACTTTTTTGAACAGTGTTATCAAAACACCTATCAACAACATGGTTCTACCCCCTATTTAAACCACCGTTTTTTCGAGCATTTTTTAGCAACTGGGCTCATTCATTGTTGCTTAATCGTGGCGTATCACAACAACCAAATGATTGCCTGCGCACTGAATTTATTTAATCAAGAACGGGCTTATGGGCGCTATTGGGGTGCTGTGACATATATCCCTGGTCTACACTTTGAAACCTGCTATTACCAAAGCATTGCCTTTTGTATTCAACAAAAAATAGCCGTTTTTGAGGGTGGGGCACAAGGCGAACACAAGCTAGCGCGTGGCCTGTCTCCCATAAGAACACGCTCTTTTCATCATTTACGAGACCAACGCTTTGCACAAGCCGTGGAAGATTTTCTCCAACGGGAGGGGCGTCATATTGAACATTACCACTCCGAACTCAATGAACACGCCCCGTTTAAAAAAGTAAATGATTAA
- a CDS encoding NAD(P)H-dependent oxidoreductase subunit E, translated as MDTVEFHHESVIRQAAERYRDVPGALLPILHHIQDTIGFIPNQTASELSPILNLSRAEIHGVITYYHHFKQTAPAKHTVAICQAEACQARGCRSLTKDATAMLAGDHDWHIEHAYCLGLCATGPAIEINGQLKAHVTSEKLQKWIKDAKENA; from the coding sequence TTGGATACAGTTGAGTTTCATCATGAATCTGTTATACGCCAAGCGGCAGAACGCTACCGCGATGTGCCGGGCGCATTACTACCTATCCTGCATCATATTCAGGACACAATAGGATTCATTCCAAATCAAACAGCATCAGAACTCTCACCCATTCTTAACTTATCGCGCGCTGAGATTCATGGTGTTATTACTTATTACCATCATTTCAAACAAACTGCTCCTGCTAAGCATACTGTTGCCATATGTCAGGCTGAAGCCTGCCAAGCTAGAGGCTGTCGTTCTTTAACTAAAGACGCTACAGCCATGTTAGCTGGTGATCATGATTGGCACATTGAGCACGCTTATTGTTTGGGTTTATGTGCCACAGGGCCTGCTATTGAAATTAATGGTCAACTCAAAGCTCACGTTACCAGTGAGAAGCTACAAAAGTGGATAAAAGACGCTAAGGAGAACGCATGA
- a CDS encoding malonic semialdehyde reductase produces the protein MNHFGLAQEALDQLFVKARTAHAFKREPVPEGILEKLVNLTQWAPTAFNSCPARYVFLTTDEARSKLIPALSPGNVAQVQSAPVTVILAYDTHFFEHLPELFPAYDAKSLYDKNTILADQVAFRNSSLQGAYFMLAARALGLDVGPMSGFNADVVNGTFFPDGRLKANFLINLGIADHSATHPRGPRLSFSQVSQIL, from the coding sequence ATGAATCATTTTGGACTGGCCCAAGAGGCTCTAGATCAATTATTCGTTAAGGCACGAACAGCACATGCTTTCAAGAGAGAACCTGTACCAGAGGGTATTCTTGAAAAATTGGTTAACTTAACTCAATGGGCACCTACCGCCTTCAATTCTTGCCCGGCACGTTATGTGTTTTTAACAACAGACGAGGCGCGCTCAAAACTCATACCGGCTCTGTCACCGGGTAACGTTGCTCAAGTGCAATCAGCCCCTGTAACCGTGATATTGGCTTATGACACTCACTTTTTTGAGCATTTGCCTGAATTATTTCCAGCTTATGATGCCAAATCACTATATGACAAGAACACTATTCTTGCCGACCAAGTTGCTTTCCGTAATAGCAGTCTGCAAGGAGCCTATTTTATGCTTGCAGCCAGGGCTCTAGGTTTAGACGTTGGCCCCATGTCAGGATTTAATGCTGACGTTGTTAATGGCACTTTTTTCCCGGACGGCCGTCTTAAAGCTAACTTTTTAATAAATTTGGGTATTGCTGATCATTCAGCAACCCATCCACGTGGCCCAAGGCTCTCATTTAGCCAAGTGTCACAAATTTTGTAA